The following is a genomic window from Halichoerus grypus chromosome 5, mHalGry1.hap1.1, whole genome shotgun sequence.
CTTATTTATGTTGaaatttttactgaaattatttttggCAACATAATAAATTCAGCTAAAATGATTAAATCAGCAGATTGTTAaaactttaaggaaaatattatctCAGTTATATTTATTAGATTGTAAGGCAAACATTTCCTGAATCTATCATTTTTAGGTAAGATCTTCACTTAACACTGCTTTTCAGGATTTAGAGAGCAAAGAATTGCACTGATTGGTAATATTTATGGCTGATGGTCAGGACTAATAAGGGGTAATACCTTATCAAacttgttttcccttttcttcccatccattttttcctccctcttgcAGGAAAACTAGGAATCTATGATGCTGATGGTGATGGAGATTTTGATGTGGATGATGCCAAAGTTTTACTAGGCaagtagacattttattttttgttagtgGTGATCTTTGCCTTGATAATATCTGTGTCCACACacattttatggaaaatatttccCACTTCAGTTCTGTATTTCATTCTTACTGAAATGTTAATGGCTTTATTGTTTTTCCATggatttatatttcaatatactTTTATAAATGGGTAAGTATAGACTTCTTGCACATATATTTTCAATAAGCATAATTTCATATCTGTGTTCAGATTTAAAGCACGTCCTAATCTGGACTTAATATTTGAACATATAGATAAGGTACTAGCCTGTTTTCAAATATGGTAATTATAGTCACTCTTGAGCATTAGTTGACGTAATTCACTTCCATTTGAAAATGTAAGTTTCTAAAGGCTTACATAaatccattttgaaataaaaattgtggtagccgacattttaaaatgtcctatGCCTATTTTAAAGGTAACATTAAAATATGAACCAGTAGTTTTTGGCTgggtttctttattttagaaatcttgaACCCTTCTCTTTCTACCACCAGAATTACCTGTCTTTATCATTGAGATATTTCTTGTAATGTATAAATATGTGATATTccctcatttgttttaaaatgctgCCTTCCTAGAAAAAAACGATGTTAATTTTAATATGCAAGTTTTATATGATCTGGCCTAGTGAGATATGTGTTTCTTCTTGTTAAAGAGCATCACTTCCTTTGTTTTACTATGTAGTGttacatgtattaaaattttgtatactaaagtacttagaaaaataataaatatgtcatGGTAATATATACTATACTTACTAAAGTAATGATGCAAAGAAATTCATCCTAGACACacaattttgtgtttatcttatGGATATGAAAAAAATGGGAGGGTATCACATCTATAACCAATGGAATAGTTTTAGGTAGGTTAATCTTAACCTCCTTATAAACAGTAAgttctaaatatgaaaaaaagtattttagttGTGATTAAATGTAATTTAGCTTCTTAATTTTGACCTTAGTTTGTTTTCTTATACTTCTCAATGGGAATTATATTTGCTACTTAACAATGGAAGTTTACTCtcaatgaaatttttttcctctcttaaccTTAATggaattttctatataattttgtcattacgttttttctaattttttatggATATAGTAAATCTAAATCTAAACTTTTCTATGGATATAGTAAATCCTCAGAAGACTATAATCCGAGACAtgcaaaagaagtaaaatgtataGAATTTAACCTATCAGAATGATGCTAATTTGCTTGCCTATAAATGGTTTATTACTCCATCGTATTACTTTACTTTAAATGATGGATTCTGAATAgttatcattttaaagataacttCATGTGGGccatgtttcctcatttttagaaataatattactTCTCATCTGCTatattttgttgggttttttttttttttggcttaaagtcagctatgtgaaaaaaataaaatcaacaatgTGGTCTGTCAGATAGGAAATAtcaactattaaaaattaaaatgttctttatagaGCACACTGATTTCTATAGAAACTTACATTAATAACttgatttttagtattttagaTTGCAAGAGTTTATTTCCTGTAAGGTTTTTCAGCAACCATTAAGAGGCTAATTAATTGAAACTTAAAACATTGCCATTTGCAGTAGACATTTATTTGGTATGGGCAAATCATAACTTGTTTCTTTTATAAGAATTATATATTTGGAGGTAGAACCAAATTTGGCGAATCTCAGAGTTCATTTTGATAATTTGACTATTAAATGCACAAAGGCTAAAATAAAGGATTTTATCATATAAAGGTACTAATTCATAGTTAGCTTATGACTTTACAGTTAGCCGAAACAAACCAGAGGTGAGCTGTCAGGCTCACTTATGTCCTCTGACGTTATTTCTATAGTGATTGAATTTTCTGCATGAAATACAAGCTTGACTGGAATTGAATTCTATGACTAAAGGTCTTTTTTAGTTTTGTGAGGTTATTGTAGCTTAGTTGTGCCTCTGTTACTGGCAGGTGGTTGCAAAGAGAGAGCGTGGTGAGATTCTTGGGGTACAGAGACATTAATGGGCTCTGTATCTTCAGGGAGAGGTTATGGGGGAGCAAATTCAGTGAGTGTGTACCCAAAAAGAAGCCAGGCTTCCTGGGTGTACTCTCGTTGGAGAGGCAGTTCAGGGGTAAGGGTTTGGATTAAGGCACCAGGAAACCAAAGGGCAGATGCAGGTAGGAAGTTAGAGATTAGGGGAGAGCTTGTAATAACAGTTGAAATATGCTCAGCTTTCATAGGTTTggcatttctttcataagtatttctTTCTGCATTCTTAAATTTGCATAGTCTAAATCTTATCAATTTGAGGAAGTGTACACATTCATATTTACATTGCACATTTTAAGATTTGGTTTTTCTTGTGAAATataaagagagaatgaaatatgTGTGAGTAAATCAAGATATTCTGAACagccatcattagttttatttcattgtttctggCCATGGCCCTTATGATATACTTTGAAAATGTTCTAAGCCTTTCCTAGTTTACATAGCTTCCTACTTTTGTGGCCAAATTACTTAGAATAAAATATCTTTGATATTGGTTTGGATTATTGAAAACTACATTGCTAGAAATTGTATTCTTTGAAAACTTGTTTCCCGAAtaaaatcaacaggaaaatggTCCAAGGACCACTTGCTAAGAGTAACATCCTTTTAGAGTAATGCCACCTAAGGATTGCGTGATTGTCCTTTTGTCCATGGCTAGCACCTAGCTGGCTTCATATCAGGTATGGCTGGAGAACAAAAGGGAAGCCAGTCAGCAATTCCTAGAGCCTTGATAAGCATTTGTAGACTGGACAGACGCATAAGTGAACTAGATCTTGTCCACTCAGAGGTGCTTACACCCTGCCCTTGGGTTCAGGCCTGCTCTTAGAAGCTAAGGAATTAATATACGcagaatatttcctttttcactttGGAGTAATATTTTTGTCTAAAGAACCACAGGAAGATTGTTGCATAGTTGGGTCTATAGTTTGTTCGGGTACttttacatatttgttgaatacttCAGCTTGTCGTACTGAAGGCTggtaaagttttatattttatatttgatactTTGAAATACTAATATTTGAAAATGGAGAAGAATAAACATGTTTATTAGAAATATACAGCTATAGTGTTTTAaggcaggaagaagaaacaatGTTATTCCCACAGAGATTTCAGTGGGAATACAGATCTCCTCTGTTCATAGCACTTGTCAACTGTTAGATTCAGTGAAAAAATATTCTAGTTGTGTCAACAAGTAATTTAAATACCAAAAATACTAACTGCAGTTTGTTTTCTCCCCCTGACCTCCACCTATGAACAATGATATGATGTAGTTCTTCTGGGCACTGAAGTGGGGAAAATACACTGTATACTTTAATATTTATGCTAGCTGTCTCATTGTTGTACCTTCCCTGCCCATCTTGATTCCTGGCTGTTATGTTTACATGGAGAAACGTTGAGCCGCCAAAGCCCAACCTACTGAATGAGGGTGGTTAGCATCAGAAAAGCTCTCAAGTCATGGATGTTCACATTTCTTATAGCCAGAACTGTCTACcctgtgttttttctctttcagaattaCGGGTCTTGTTATATAGGGCGTGGCCAGTATTGGTGGATTTTGATATTTACTGGGCTGAGAGATATTTCTTACCCGAAGCCAGTtactaaacaggaaaaaaaaagataaaaccaatATATACTTTGCTTTCTTTCCATCGTGATGGCCTGTTTTGGGACTAATACTTAAACAACAGGAGTCACGGGTCTTTACAGTAGAAGCTAATTTCTGGGGCTTATGTGAAGAGGACTTCAAATATTCCTGTTGCAAATGACCGGCTGGGTCCTTGATCAAATTTAATATTGGTTAGCAGAGTGAATTATTATTAATAGCTGAAGCTTATTATTGGTCAGAATTATAGGACCATGAGTAAGTAGCCAGAGCACTGTAAAGCTAATATTTGGTAGTGTGAACATTTGATTATCTgatataatttgaataaatttaTGTTCATCTGTGGATGCTATAAACAGTAATCTTGCTAGTCATATTAACCCCAGAGTTTCTTAAGTAAACTCTAGGTCCGAAGGGGAAAAGTGTGAAGAAATGAACCTTTTTATTCgatgaatatttattgatatatgtAAATGCTTGTATAATCAACTCTCGATAATACCTGGTTGGTAAATCAGCAAACGTGGAGGCTGTCAGAAGGCTCTATCTTTTTACCCTCTATTACTTTTGTTCGTTCTTCCCATTGACATTAATCAGTCGATTTTGGCTAACACAATTTTGTGTTTGGGGCTCTAGATTCTCTTAATGAGAGAAAGGCAAACCTAGTTAGGGGCTGGTAGGAATGGTTGAGGATTGGTCAAATTGTGCCTTTCCTGTAGTACATGATTGAGAGTTGATTGTAAGGTGTGCATCTTAatcagtttctttgttttccgAAGTATCTTTTCTGTTAACTTCTGTGACCATGATGCACATCCTTTTTGAGATCactcttcctcaacttcttttttCCACCTAACTGctctccttattttctctttctctcttcctttattcTTATGTAGGCCTGACCAAAGATGGCAGTAATGAAAATATTGATTCTCTTGAGGAAGTCCTTAATATTTTAGCAGAGGAAAGTTCAGATTGGTTTTATGGTTTCCTCTCATTTCTCTATGATATAATGACTCCCTTTGAAAtgctagaagaagaagaagaagaaagcgaAACTGCAGATGGTGTTGATGGTACGTCACAGAACGAAGGGGTTCAGGGCAAGACTTGTGTCATTTTGGATTTACATAACCAGTAACTTTGATTCAGGGACTGAAGTCATTGGCTTATGAAAACCCGAAGCAGtgtcctgtttctttctttcctttgcgCACCCAGGGCTTCACGAGCAGTGGGGCAGCTGTGATCAAACAGCACAAGGCAACGTGTGATCTTTCTCCCCAGTCCAGCTCCTAGCTAGTCCCTTGCTGGGCTTCCCCACTTCTAGTGAAGAAAGGGGCACTCCTCATTCTTGTAGTAGTCTGCAAAGTGCATTGAGATGTTCTTGGTGGTATAATTGGTTTCTGTATCGTTTTGTTTCAACTTATGTTGTATTCACTGAACTAAATTTAGGAACTTCAGAGCAAATTGTTTTGTGATTAACCCTTGATGCTTGTCTTTCTAACACACTATTAATTGAGATGATTATAATGGACttgattataaaaatgttttcagcatGATTCATAAATTAAATGATTCTCTGTTGATCTTTAACATGACTGGTGTGTAAAGTGATGGTTCTTTAACACGctgatatttttttattgtaatttgttTAGGTTAACTGATTTGTCAGATGGGTTAATACAAATTTCAGTGTAAAATTCTGTATTAAtggtgcttttaaaataatttgaaaataaccCCATGTTTTTGCCTTAGGGTAGTGAAATTACTGTATTCAGATAGTAGTAGGTCTGAATATTTCTGTatgaaagcaaaatttatttttaattttatttccaaatatacatCCAGAGaaagtaatttgtattttttttaagcaggcatATTACACAAGAGGGAAAATGTGAATATGTATCTTAATGCTgtacatattaaaattattcatcCTAAATcagtctttttccattttttcctgtattttcttattAAGTGCTTTCACCTTTGGCTTAGGTAGAATATGATTTTTAGATGTATAAATTAAATTTACCAAAGTGATAATTCTCttcaggaaaatacatttttttttttttttttttttttgccattagaagaccttaaaaacattttgaatcaGTTCATTTAAAATGAGTTTGCTTCAGTAATAGCAAAAGGAACTGTATCAGCTATATATAACATGCATTCATAAAATGAGATTTCATCTGTTTCCTTACCGCTTGAAAGCGATTAGGACCTCCTGTTTCTGTTACCCTTTTAGGGAGTGGTGTTTCGTGTTTTTAAATCTGTTCGACCTTCTTTGAAACTTAACTTGGCTTTGATTCCTCATAGAGCTTAAAATTcaaatatgtttctatttttgaacattttatttatttaactctaGTAATTTCTCCTTTTCGAATATTCATTCCTTATGTTTTCATATGTAACCAAATTGCTTTCAGTAAGTGGAGAAGTCACCCATTTTTTTCAGAGGGGAACATGACAAATTTAGTTTCTCTGTTGGGAATCAGGATCCTAGGCTATCCAGCTGTTTGTAAGTATGTATCGCAACTCAGCCATAGCCAGAAAGTTAAAAGTATCAAATCAGAACACAGGAAAATTCCGCCTTTAACCGCCACTTACATGTGTCAGAAGAAACTGTGCAGTTTGCTCAtcttaaaaagcattattttaaagctACTTTTGCATATGGCTGCACACATTGTACATTGGGCAGTTGATCTCCTAAAGCTTACATGGCTAGTAAAACTCTAGTTTGTCTTTCCCTAATTAATCAGGGAATATGTTTCATTCTGTTCATGTTTCTGACAGTGAAAAGCTTctaattttgaaatgttaatatCCTGGAACACATAAGTATGATTTTAATAATGTGCTTTTTGAAAGTTTATGCGGTCTTTGTCCATATTGACTGTGTCTTCCACTTTGAGTTGGAGTACTGTGAGATATTAACTTTCATTAggtttaaatgaaaaacaatcttGGGCCTCGCTCTCAACAAAATTCACATAGCCAAATGTCtgagatgtattttttaaagcagtcttATTTTTCCATGCTTCGTGACTACTAACTCTAGAAGATGTGTGGTCAGTTCGAgaagtaaatggattaaatttgtGTGTTAAAATGTTTGCAATCATTAATTTCTCATCAGGCTCTTTTTTTGTCATGATAATGATACTAATGCATGTTTTATGTACAGAAAttaattatgctttatttttgtaaGTGAAAAATGACGTGAGGAGctaattttctatttatctaaTACCCCCTTTAGTCAGCCCTGTTGAAACGTCTCTGACGAAGGTAAAAGGTAGGGAGCTGGTGAACCCCTGACTTCTGTGACTTCCTTCAACTTGTGGCTAAGGCTTGTTttggtgagaaaaaaatcaagttgtttgCAAAACTAGTGTGGAGTATTTTGAAGCTGATCAAAATTACTTcgcttaaattttatttattgtatctgTTACAATTTTTGATTTTTCTAAGGATTTATTATATGATTTTCTGTTTCATAGTATAAATATTTCCCTAGCTTTATGCCTTCTATGcttattaaaaaggcaaaattgtATTCTGTACACTTGAATATTTATTTGTAGTTAAACGGAATTTTGAGTTGTATCACATTTACTCTGCTGTTCTAACTTCAAATACCCAGAGGAACTTGGCAGCGTGAGTTCCGTATACAGATGTAGTCGTGTCTCCTCAGAGCTGGCCGGCTTGTTTCTTTAGATGCGCTGCCATGTGTCCAGTTGGGTTCTCTGAAGTTTGGCTCAAAAACGAGGAGGTGGCCCTCTGGGGATTTCTTTTCTGCACTGTAGCTCCTTTCAGCCCCGATTGTCTCCGGGACATGACTGATGGGGTGTCAGTCATTTGGAGAACCATCTTCTGGGTGCTGGTCGTATCGAATCCCCGAGGCCTCGCCACCAGCTTGCTGCCTGGGAGAATTGCCTAGATGCCTCGGGCATAATGGAATGCTGGGCGATCCTGCCTTTTCATCTTGTGCTCGATTCTTTCTTCTAGGAACTACCTGCCTGTCTCATAGAGCTATATCCAGAGATGTAAGAAAACTTTCCTGCTTGAgttctggtttgtttttatttacagttAGCTAGactgaataaaaatgttttctgtgtaCCCTGAAAAAGCTTGGGAGATTTCTCAAAAGTAGCTGTAGGCATAGGCAGGTATTCTTAATTTGATCGATCCCTTCGTAGATACACCTTTTGGTGACTGATATCAGGATCCTCTCTAAATAAGATCCTGGTCTATAAAATAAGTAGTTTTCTGTGATTTGGGCTGTGGAATTTTCTTTGGTTACAATGTATTTGGGGCATTTTCATGAAATTCACTGACTCACACTTTATCATCACAAGTTGATTGACAGAATTGTGTGCCAAATTCTCTGCTTCTGATATTTGTTGATATTTCTATAACCAAGTAATACATGGGAGTATTACTGTGAGGTCCTGGAAGTTAGGAACCAGGTCTTAGGCTTCAAGTCTGAGCCCAATAtaggatatttattaaatatttgctggGATAATTAGTCTTGATGAGTGTTAACCTCAGAAGTTACCCATTGTCTAATAAAacactgagggttttttttttttttaaaccaacttaagtgaaaaaattattggactttttttttttttcaagagaaacaaCATTTTGAATTTCATATGGGAAACTGACCTGTGCTAACTGACGTCTTCCCGTGAGCtttccagtgtcttttttttgttCGTATTTGAGTCTGCTTCTTCATGCAAACTTCCAGTCTCTGGTTACAATC
Proteins encoded in this region:
- the ASPH gene encoding aspartyl/asparaginyl beta-hydroxylase isoform X15 — its product is MSLSFGLLSKTKHGGHKNGRKGGLSGSSFFTWFMVIALLGVWTSVAVVWFDLVDYEEVLAKAKDFRYNLSEVLQGKLGIYDADGDGDFDVDDAKVLLGLTKDGSNENIDSLEEVLNILAEESSDWFYGFLSFLYDIMTPFEMLEEEEEESETADGVDGTSQNEGVQGKTCVILDLHNQ